A genomic window from Zootoca vivipara chromosome Z, rZooViv1.1, whole genome shotgun sequence includes:
- the MARS2 gene encoding methionine--tRNA ligase, mitochondrial has product MLLLLRSLAARRPLRAAVLPGQGSRRGCHASERSGRRLLLTTPIFYANGPPHIGHLYSALLADALHRHRELQGRGRGRFTTGTDEHGLKIQMTAAAAGSSPEPFCNHMSTKFQELFTQAGISYTDFIRTTEPRHKRAVEHFWAALQDRGWLYQAHYEGWYCTAEETFLAASQVTEHPDAQGHRHMVSLESGHQVHWTKEENFMFKLSEFREPLLRWLLESKAAITPEPFHQQVLHWLEQDLPDLSVSRDRKRLQWGIPVPHNSTQTIYVWVDALVNYLTVVGYPDTHHTWWPSATHIVGKDILKFHAIYWPALLMAVGLEPPEKIFVHSHWTVQGQKMSKTLGNVVDPQACFQRYSVDGFRYFLLRQGVPERDCDYYDEKAVNLVNSELADALGGLLNRCTAPSLNPSGSYPGFSEACFPRVMDAHNRRGKALAEDYKLVSSVKDLPAHVSDCFERFQIYKALESILDCVRQTNGFLQRHAPWKLCREDPEQQQWQDTILHVTLECLRIYGSLLQPMIPNTADKILTRLGVSPTERSLSNLSFLPRYYGERSPFEGRRLGPDAGLLFPKLEKSK; this is encoded by the exons atgctgctgctgctccgttCCCTCGCCGCGCGCCGCCCGCTTCGCGCTGCCGTCCTTCCCGGGCAGGGTTCGCGGAGAGGCTGCCACGCCTCGGAGCGGAGCGGCCGGCGGCTGCTGCTCACCACGCCCATCTTCTACGCGAACGGCCCGCCGCACATCGGGCACCTGTACTCTGCGCTGCTGGCTGATGCGCTGCACCGGCACCGGGAGCTGCAGGGCCGCGGAAGAGGGCGCTTTACCACGG GAACTGATGAGCATGGTCTGAAGATCCAGatgacagcagcagctgcaggcagTTCCCCTGAACCGTTCTGTAACCATATGTCAACTAAATTCCAGGAACTCTTCACCCAGGCGGGCATCTCTTATACAGACTTCATCCGTACTACAGAACCTCGGCACAAACGGGCTGTGGAGCACTTCTGGGCAGCTCTGCAGGACCGGGGCTGGCTCTACCAGGCCCACTATGAAGGCTGGTACTGTACTGCTGAAGAAACCTTCTTGGCTGCTTCCCAGGTCACTGAGCATCCTGATGCACAAGGCCACAGGCACATGGTCTCACTTGAGAGTGGCCACCAG GTGCACTGGACCAAAGAGGAGAACTTCATGTTCAAACTGTCCGAGTTCCGGGAACCGTTGCTGAGATGGCTCctggaaagcaaggcagccatAACACCTGAGCCTTTCCACCAGCAGGTGCTCCATTGGCTGGAGCAGGACTTGCCTGACCTCTCTGTGTCACGTGACCGAAAGCGGCTGCAGTGGGGCATCCCTGTCCCCCACAACTCGACACAGACCATTTATGTCTGGGTTGATGCCCTGGTGAACTACCTGACCGTTGTGGGTTATCCCGACACACACCACACCTGGTGGCCCAGTGCAACGCACATTGTGGGCAAAGATATCCTCAAGTTCCACGCCATCTACTGGCCTGCCCTGCTCATGGCAGTGGGGCTGGAGCCTCCAGAGAAAATATTCGTGCACTCCCACTGGACGGTGCAAGGGCAGAAGATGTcgaaaactctgggaaatgtggtAGACCCTCAGGCCTGTTTCCAGCGGTACTCAGTGGATGGCTTTCGGTACTTCCTGCTGAGACAGGGTGTCCCTGAGCGAGACTGCGACTACTATGATGAGAAGGCTGTCAACTTGGTCAATTCAGAGTTGGCTGATGCCTTGGGGGGTCTTCTTAACCGGTGCACGGCCCCCAGCCTCAACCCCAGCGGAAGCTACCCAGGCTTTTCAGAGGCATGTTTTCCTCGGGTCATGGATGCTCATAATAGGAGAGGCAAAGCCTTGGCTGAGGACTACAAACTTGTGTCCTCAGTGAAAGACCTGCCTGCTCATGTGAGCGACTGCTTCGAACGCTTTCAGATCTACAAAGCTTTAGAATCGATCCTGGACTGCGTGAGGCAGACGAATGGCTTCCTTCAGAGGCACGCGCCTTGGAAACTATGCCGTGAAGAtcctgagcagcagcagtggcaagaCACCATCCTGCACGTCACTCTGGAATGCCTTCGGATTTATGGGAGCCTCCTGCAACCAATGATCCCAAACACTGCTGATAAAATCCTCACCAGGCTGGGTGTTAGCCCCACGGAAAGGTCTCTAAGCAACTTGAGCTTCCTTCCTCGGTACTATGGCGAAAGGTCCCCCTTTGAAGGCAGGAGACTTGGGCCAGATGCTGGGCTCCTATTTCCAAAGCTGGAGAAATCCAAGTGA